In one window of Constrictibacter sp. MBR-5 DNA:
- a CDS encoding TRAP transporter small permease subunit, giving the protein MNPSVLDRFTRGVDAFNTRVGKAASWIYPLLMIVIVFNVTLRYVFGIGSIELEEVQWHLYSAAFLLAFAYTYVDDAHVRVDVVYAGLSERKKAWIDLFGCLFLLLPFAGFLLYFSVPYFFESWALGERSDMPSGLPARYVIKGILCIGLLLLCLQGVSVAIQKALFLAGYRRPEVRR; this is encoded by the coding sequence ATGAATCCGTCCGTACTGGACCGCTTCACCCGGGGCGTTGACGCGTTCAACACCCGGGTGGGGAAGGCGGCTTCCTGGATCTATCCGTTGCTGATGATCGTCATCGTCTTCAACGTGACCCTTCGCTACGTCTTCGGGATCGGCTCGATCGAGCTGGAAGAGGTGCAGTGGCACCTCTACTCCGCGGCGTTCCTCCTGGCGTTCGCCTACACCTATGTCGACGACGCGCACGTGCGCGTCGACGTCGTCTATGCCGGGCTTTCGGAGCGGAAGAAGGCCTGGATCGACCTCTTCGGCTGCCTGTTCCTGCTACTGCCTTTCGCCGGCTTCCTGCTCTACTTCTCGGTCCCGTATTTCTTCGAATCGTGGGCGCTGGGCGAGCGCTCCGACATGCCGAGCGGCCTGCCCGCGCGGTACGTCATCAAGGGAATCCTGTGCATCGGCCTGCTGCTGCTGTGCCTGCAGGGCGTGTCGGTTGCGATCCAGAAGGCCCTGTTCCTTGCCGGCTACCGGCGGCCGGAGGTACGGCGATGA